In Marinobacter sp. M3C, the genomic stretch GCTGAATGACACCATCAGCTTGCCAGACGCTGCTGTTCTTAACAGCGGTGAAGCGCCGAACGCCTGGGTAGCCCGGCAGCAGAGCGACCTGGTGGGCTTTATCATTCCGGTCACAGCCACCGACGGCTATTCCGGCGACATCAATCTGTTGGTGGGCATGACTCCGTCTGGCGAGTTATTGGGGGTGCGGGTGACCGGCCACCATGAAACACCAGGGCTGGGGGACCGCATTGAAACCCGAAAATCGGATTGGGTTTACCAGTTTAACGGCCACTCACTGGCCAATACGCCGAGCAAACAGTGGAACGTAAAAAAGAACGGCGGCGAATTTGACCAGTTCACCGGCGCCACCATTACCCCCCGGGCAGTGGTCAAAGCGGTTCACAAAACCCTGGTGTATGTGCGCAAACACCAGGCCGAAATTCGCCAGAGCCTGGGTTTGCCCGTCGAGCGTGGCAACCGCAAACAACGCAATGCCGTTGCCAGTCATTTTTCCGAGCCGGAGCACTAATTGCCATGGCAACAAAAACATCACGCGAGGTTATTCGCGACGGTCTTTGGAGCAATAACCCCGCGCTAGTACAAGTGCTAGGGCTGTGCCCTTTGCTGGCCGTAACCAGCACAGTGGTGAACGCACTGGGGCT encodes the following:
- the rsxG gene encoding electron transport complex subunit RsxG, whose amino-acid sequence is MATMAQSISRSAIGLGLFAVITGGTIALTQAVTKERIAKQAARAEAAALFEIIPESTHSNDMLNDTISLPDAAVLNSGEAPNAWVARQQSDLVGFIIPVTATDGYSGDINLLVGMTPSGELLGVRVTGHHETPGLGDRIETRKSDWVYQFNGHSLANTPSKQWNVKKNGGEFDQFTGATITPRAVVKAVHKTLVYVRKHQAEIRQSLGLPVERGNRKQRNAVASHFSEPEH